Genomic window (Candidatus Limnocylindria bacterium):
GGTGAGGACCTGATCTTCTACGGCGAACCGCTCTGGGAGGCAGCGCGGCAGAGCGCCTGATGACCGCGAGCGTCTGGTTCCCCCGTGCACGTGAGGTCGAGATCCGCGACGAGATCGTCGGCCATGCCGGCCCGGGCGAGATCCGCGTCCACGCCATCGCCTCGGGTCTGTCGCACGGCACGGAGATGCTCGTGTTCCGTGGCGAGGTCCCGGTGGACCTCGCGCTCGACCTGCCAACGCTCGCCGGCAGCTACGCGTTCCCGATCAAGTTCGGGTACGCGAGCGTGGGCCGCGTCATCGAAACGGGCGCGGGTGTGACGGAGCTCGCGCCGGGCGACCACGTGTTCGTTCATCACCCGCATCAGCAGGAATACGTCGTCCGAGCCACGTCGGCGGTGCGGCTTCCAAAGCGCCTGCCTCCGGAGCTCGGCGTGTTCGTCGCGAACTGCGAGACCGCGCTGAACGTCGTGCTTGATGCGCACCCGCATCTCGGCGACGAGGTCGTAGTGATCGGCCAGGGCGTGGTCGGCCTGCTCGTGACGCAGCTGCTGGAGCGAGCCGGTGCGCTCGTCACCGCGGTCGAGCCGATCGCTGCTCGTCGCGAGCTCGCGCTGCGCGGAGGCGCTGAGGATGCGGTCGCGCCCGAGGCGGCCCTGGCGCGTATCGCCACGCGCACGAAAGGCCGCGGCGCGGATGTGGTCGTCGAGGCGAGCGGCAACGCAGGCGCCCTGCAGCTCGCGATCGACGCCGCCGCGTTCCAGGCATCCGTCGTCGTGTGCTCGTGGTACGGCACCAAGCCGGTGAGCCTCGATCTCGGCTCCCGCTTCCATCGCCAGCGGCTGCGACTGGTCAGCTCGCAGGTGTCGCAGATCGATACGGCCCTCGCGCCGCGCTGGGATCGCCAGCGGCGCCTCGACACCGCGCTCGCGCTGCTCGAGGAGCTCGTCCTCGGCCCGCTCATCTCGCACCGCATCCCGTTCGCGCGCGCGGCGGAGGCGTACGAGCTCGTGGACCAGCGCCCCGAAGAGACCGTGCAGGTGATCCTCACCTACGACTGAGCCTGCGGTGCTGCTCGTCAGCGGCGACGTCAAGCGGCGAACGGGCGGAAACCTCTACGACCGGCGCATGGAGCGCGCGTGCCGGCGCGCGGGCGTCCGGCTCCGTGTCGTGGCAGTCGCGTCGACGGCACAGGCGCGCTCCGAGATGCGGCGTCATCGGCCGCGCGTGATCGTGATCGACAGCATCGCCGTCACGGTCGCGGCGCCTCTGATCGGCTGGGCTCGGCGTGAGTTCGGCTCTCGCGTGATCGTGCTCATGCACATGCCCACACGCGCGCGCGGAACGCGCGCTCTGCTGCGCGCCGCCGATCGCGTCGTCGCGGTCGGTCCCGACCTCGCGCGCGCGCTCGCGCGTCAGGGCGTGCCTCGCTCTCGCCTCTCCGTGATCCCACCCGGATGCGACGGGATCCCGCGCGTCGCGCGCCGCCCGCGCGGAGCCCGCGACGACACGCTGCGCGTCCTCGCGGTCGCGAACTGGGCACCGGCGAAGGGCATCGCCACGCTCGTGGCCGCGTCGGCGCGGGTGCCCGGTGTCCGTCTCGATCTCGTCGGTGACCCCGGCGCGGGCGTGTACCGGGATGTTGTTCGCGCACGCATGACGTCGAACCGGCCGGGCCGCCGCGTCGTGGTGCACGGCGCGCTGGATGAACGGGCGCTCGCGCGGCGCTACGCGGAGGCGGACGTCTTCGCGCTGCCCACCGAACGCGAGGGGTACGGGATCGTGTTCGGTGAGGCGCTCGCACTCGGCCTGCCGGTCATCGCCGCGGACATCGCGCCGGTGCGCGCCATCGTCGGCGACGCAGGGTTGTTCGTTCCGCCTCGACGTGTGCGATCGCTCGCGGCCGCTCTGCGACTCATGACGGATGAATGGCTGCGGCTGCGGCTCGCGAAGAACGCGCGGGTCAGGGCGCGCGCTTTACCGCGCTGGGCGACCAGTCAAGCTGCGTTCGTTGCCCTCATCAGGCAGGAGACGCGGATAGCCGTTGCCCGCCGGTGAACGCAGCGTCTCGACGGCGGTGGGATCGACCCCCGGCATCTCCATGCCCCTTGATGTTTGATCCGAGGCCAACCCGTTTGCTTGAGGTGGCGTTCTGACGGCCGCAGATCTTCGCATGATCGTCGGAAGGTTCAAGCGCTTGCGGCGCGGCGAAAATTTGCGATTCGTAATGGATTCGGCCCTGAAGACGACCGGGGGCGATCAGCGGGCGCGCCGCCTTTGATGCGCCACAAATTCGAGCAGATCGGCCTTGGTGATGATCGAGACGGGCCGGTCGTCCGAGGCGGCGAGGAGTGCCGGCGCGCCGGACGAGAGCTCCGCGTACAGACGCTCGATGTCCTCGTTCGCCTGCACCACCGGGAAAGGCGCCTCCATGACGCGCTCGACGCGCTCGTCGACGAGCGCGGGCTCACGGAACACCCGGTCGAGCATCGTCGTCTCCTGGACGCTGCCGACGATGTCCGACACGAGCGCCGCCTCACCGTCGGCGACGACCGGGATCTGCGAGATGCCGTAGCGCTGCATCGTGTCGATGGCGGAACGCACGCTCTGCCCCTTCGACACTACGATCAGGCCGGGCGTGCCCATCCGGTCGCGCACGACATCGAGCACGGTCGCCTGGACCGGGTACCGCTCTAAGTACCCGTTCTGACGCATCCACTCATCGTTGTAGATCTTCGAGAGGTACGAACGGCCGGAGTCGGCGAAGAGCACGAGCACGAACGCATTCTCGTCGAGCTCTTTGGCGATCTCGAGCGCCGCGAACAT
Coding sequences:
- a CDS encoding zinc-binding alcohol dehydrogenase; the protein is MTASVWFPRAREVEIRDEIVGHAGPGEIRVHAIASGLSHGTEMLVFRGEVPVDLALDLPTLAGSYAFPIKFGYASVGRVIETGAGVTELAPGDHVFVHHPHQQEYVVRATSAVRLPKRLPPELGVFVANCETALNVVLDAHPHLGDEVVVIGQGVVGLLVTQLLERAGALVTAVEPIAARRELALRGGAEDAVAPEAALARIATRTKGRGADVVVEASGNAGALQLAIDAAAFQASVVVCSWYGTKPVSLDLGSRFHRQRLRLVSSQVSQIDTALAPRWDRQRRLDTALALLEELVLGPLISHRIPFARAAEAYELVDQRPEETVQVILTYD
- a CDS encoding glycosyltransferase family 4 protein; amino-acid sequence: MLLVSGDVKRRTGGNLYDRRMERACRRAGVRLRVVAVASTAQARSEMRRHRPRVIVIDSIAVTVAAPLIGWARREFGSRVIVLMHMPTRARGTRALLRAADRVVAVGPDLARALARQGVPRSRLSVIPPGCDGIPRVARRPRGARDDTLRVLAVANWAPAKGIATLVAASARVPGVRLDLVGDPGAGVYRDVVRARMTSNRPGRRVVVHGALDERALARRYAEADVFALPTEREGYGIVFGEALALGLPVIAADIAPVRAIVGDAGLFVPPRRVRSLAAALRLMTDEWLRLRLAKNARVRARALPRWATSQAAFVALIRQETRIAVARR